Below is a genomic region from Kribbella qitaiheensis.
AGTGCAGGAGCGCTCGCTCGGCCGGGGTCGGGTTGACCGCGCGGATGTCCTCGCGGCCGTGGTCGAGGCGGAGCCCGGTCCGGCTGGCGAGCTCGTTGTAGAGGCTGGTATGGCTGAAGTCCGCGTCGAGCAGCCCGGCCGCCAGTGTCTTCGGCAGCCAGACCCTGTCCAGCGCGAGCGGTTCGTCGCCGGCGAAGCGAACGCGCTCGAGGTAGACGAGCGGGCTCGAGCCCTCGAGGTCCAAGCGGCTCGCGATCACGCCGTCCGCGCGGACGTCGAGCACCCGTACGACGCTGTGCTGGGGCAGCCCGGAGGCCTCGACCGAGGAGAACAGGCTGTACAGCGCGCCCATCGGCTGCCGGATCTCGGGCGTGGTCGCGACCCGCGGCTGCCGCCCGCGCTCGGCGACGATCAGCCCGTCTGCCCGGAGCTTCGCGAGCGCCTGCCGGACGGTGTGCCGGCTGACGGCGTAGTCCTCGACCAGCGCGAGTTCGCCGGGGAAGAGGTCGTCGAACTCCCCGGCCCGCAGTCGCCGGACCAGGTCCTGCTGCAACTGCTTCCACAGCGTCTGACCACCACTGCGGTCGAGCCTGCGCTCGGTCATCCGGTCGTCTGCTCCCACTGGTTCCAGGGACGGCGCAGCCCGCCGTCTTGCCAAATGTCCGGTCATCTCTTAGCGTAAATGTGCGTACATTTACTGTCGAGAGGTCCGCCGCATGCTGCACGTCGAGGTTAGGGCACCTAAGCACCGCAAGACCCCCACCTCGCTCAGCCCTGCGTCCACGCCTCCCGCTCCCACGATCGAGCACCCCCAATCAGACTCGGCGCCGGCCCCTGCAGTTAGCTGGGTCGGGCGGTTGCCTGGCGCCGGGGTGGTGTTGGTTCTGGCGGCTGTTGCTGTGCCGCTCGGGCGGCTGGTGCCGGTTGTAGGCGGTCCGGTGTTCGGGATCCTGCTCGGCGTACTGGCCGGGGTTGCACTGCCCGTACTGCGCAGCGAGCGGATGCGCCCCGGATACGACTTCGCCTCGAAGAACCTGCTCCAACTGTCGATCGTCGTGCTCGGCACCGGCCTGTCGCTCCAGCAAGTAGTACGCGTCGGCGGTAGCTCTCTTCCGGTCATGCTCGGCACCCTGACGGTCGCACTCGGCGGCGCCTGGGTGTTCGGCAGGCTCCTCGGCGTACGGGGTGACACCCAGACGTTGATCGGAGTCGGTACTGCGATCTGCGGCGGCTCGGCGATCGCCGCCGCGACAGCCGCGATCGGGGCGAAGCGATCGTCGGTGGCCTATGCGCTCGCCACGATCTTCACGTTCAATGTCGTCGCCGTGCTCGCGTTCCCGCCTCTCGGCCACCTTCTCGGCCTCAGCCCCGAAGCGTTCGGTCTATGGGCCGGTACTGCGATCAACGACACCTCCTCGGTAGTCGCCGCCGGCTACGCCTACTCCCAGTCGGCCGGCGACCAGGCGCTCGTCGTGAAGCTCACCCGCTCCCTCACGCTCGTCCCCATCGTCCTCACCCTCGTCCTCCTGAAGTCCCGCCGGGACGCCCGTACGGCGGACGCCGCCGCGGTCGCCCCGACCTCACCTCAAGGCGCCGTCGTGGACGGGCGAGCCGCAGCGACCGAGGTCGAGGGAGCCGGTGCGGCGGTCGGCGCTGCCGGTGCGCAGCGGCGGACGTTGCCATGGCGGAAGCTGGTGCCCTTGTTCCTCGTCGGGTTCATCGCCGCCGCAGGACTTCGGAGTGCCGGGTTGGTGCCCGACTCGTGGCAGTCCGGCCTGTCGCTGACCGGCACTTTCCTGATCACCTGCGCCCTCGCCGCGATCGGCCTCTCGCTGCGCCCCGCCGAACTCCGCGCCGCCGGCCTCCGCCCGCTCCTTCTGGGCGCCATCCTCTGGGTCGCAGTAGCCACCACCAGCCTCCTCCTCCAGCTCCTCACCAACACCCTCTGACGCGCCCGCCAGCTCCGTGCCGCCGGGGTCAAACTCCCCTCAGACGGCACGAACTGCTCTAGCGCCCACGAACTCCTTGCGTCCGAACAGCTGTGGGGCCCGCCCCACGGCTATTCGGACGCAACTTCGAACGCCGCAGCCTGGATCTGTACTGCGCGGACCCGGTCGACGTCGAGCTTGGTCGAGCGGTCGAAGCGGTAGATCCCGTTCTCCTCCTGGAAGACATCGGTCAGCTGCGTGTAGCAGTAGCCGAACATCAGCGGATTCCCGAGCAGCGCCTCGACCAGACCCTTGAACCGGTCGTAGAAGTCCTCTTCGTCCTTCACCCGCTGCCCGTAGCCCCACGAGTCGGCGTCGCTACCGGTGCCGGCCTTCGCCGCTTCCGGGTTCCACCAGATCCCGCCGAACTCGCTGCAGAAGTACGGCTGCCCGTTGTAGGCGAGCGAGATCGGCCGGTTGTCAGGCCCACCGGTGTTCCCGTACGGCGCTCCGTCGGCGAGGCCGGCCATCTGCTTGGCGAACTCGATCGGGTCCTGCTCGTAGTTGTGCGAGTCCCACACGTCGGTCTCGGGCACCCGATGCGAGTACCCCGACGCGTCCAGCACCGGCCGCGAAGTGTCGGCCGCCTTCGTTGCCAGGAACATCGCACGAGTCACGTCGTCCAGTTGCGTGATCTTGTCGTGCAGCAGTTGGTGCGTCTCGTTCGTCGGGCACCAGCCGATGATCGACGGGTGGCTGTAGTCCCGCTCGACCGCCTCCAGCCACTGCGTCACGAATGACGCCGTCGGCTGCTGGTTGTCGTCCCCGGTGCCGGCGACGCCCGCACCCCAGTCGCCGAACTCGCCCCACACGAGGTAGCCCATGCGGTCCGCGTGGTAGAGGAATCGCTCCTCGAACACCTTCTGGTGCAGTCGGGCGCCGTTGAAACCGGCCGCCAGACTCAGCTCGATGTCGGCCACCAAGGCCTCTTCCGAGGGAGCCGTCATCAGGCTCTCCGGCCAGTAACCCTGGTCCAGCACGAGGCGCTGGAAGACATGCTTGCCGTTGATCAAGATGGCCTGACCGTTGATCGACACGGAGCGCAGGCCCGTATAGCTTTCGGCGCTGTCCACAACGGTGCCATCGGCATCGACGAGCTCGAACCGTACGCCGTACAGGTGCGGGTCGGTCGTGTCCCATAGCCGGACTCGGTCCGCGGGGATCGGCAGTACGAGTCGCGGCGCGAGGTCCAGGTCGGCCCGGACCTCGGCGCTGACCACTTCGCCGGCGTCGTCGGACAGGATGGCTCGGACCTTCCAGCCCGGCTTGTTCGCCGACACGGGCACATCGAGGTGGAACGACGACCCGGCCACATCCGGCGAGATCCGGGGGCGCCCCAGGTGCACAACGGGGACGGCCTCCAGCCAGACGGTCTGCCAGATCCCCGTCGTGCGGGTGTAGTGGCAGTCCGCGTTGAAGTACGGCTGACTCTGCTTGCCACGAGCCTGTACGCCGTACCGGGTGTCGCGGGCGCGCACGACGATCACGGCCTCCTCGCCGGGCTCGGCGACGCCGGCCAGCGAAGCGCAGAACGGCGTGAAGCCGCCGCGGTGCCGGACCACCTCGACGCCGTTCACCCAGACGGTGGCGTCGTGGTCGACGGCCTGGAAGTGCAGGACTGCCTGCCGGTCGGACCAGTCGGCCGGAACGGTGACGGTGGTCCGGTACCAGACGGCTTCGAGGAAGTCGACGTTCTCGATCCCGGACAGCTGGGATTCGGGGGCGAACGGGACGACGATCCGGTCCGGCAGGTCGCGGTCGCGGACGCCGCGCTCCAGGCCGGAGTCGGCGGTGTCGATCTCGAACTGCCACTCGCCGTTCAGATTGAGCCAGTCGGGCCGGACGAACTGCGGCCGGGGGTGTTCGCCGCGGGGGACTCCGGGCTGGGCTGGGGTGGATGACATCGAGGGGCCTCCGGTGAGGTCGCGTGCGCGGTCGCGATGACACTACAACGTTGGAATTGGCTCAGCAATCGCTCGAGCGCCGACTGAGACAGCGTTGTCAATACTTTTCCCCAAAGCTCGAATTGCAGCAACCTGCAGCCGTCGGAATGACCGAAGAGGTCCGAGCCTCGTTAGAAAGGAGGTGGGCACCGAACCAACTGTGGGTTCGAGGCATCATCTGAGGAAGAGCAGGATCGACAACGGGGAGAGGCGTGGAGGTCGTCGGGTGGGAATCGAGCGAACTGCGGAGGTCCGGGAGCTCCGGCTTCGGGTGCCGCAGGCAGACCTGGAGTCGCTGTACCAGCGGCTCCGGGCGTTCCGCGACGGCGGCGCCTACATAGCGGCGGGCCTGGACCGGATCGTCCCGCTCGCCTATGCCGACGATCTCCTGGACTACTGGGTCGGCGGGTACGACTGGCGCGCGCATGAGCGCCGCCTGAGCGCCTACTCCCACTACAGCACCGAGATCAGCGGTCAGTTCGTCCACTTCCTGCACCTGCGCTCCGTCCGTCCCGACGCGCGTCCGGTGCTGCTCACCCACGCCTGGCCGAGTGGCGTGATGGACGTGCTCGACGCGGCCGGCCGGTTGGAGGCGACGGGCAACTATCACCTGGTGATCCCGTCGATCGCCTGGACAGCTCTGGCCGGGCCTCCCGGTGGGTCACCGAGTGGACGCAGCGCGGCCGGCTGGGACGACCTGATGAGTCGACTCGGGTACGACGAGTACCAGGTCGGCGACGATCGGCACGGCATCGACGCGACCCCGGCGTACACGGAAGTCACCGAGGCGAAGGCCGAGCAACGAGGACTCGATGCGGCCGA
It encodes:
- a CDS encoding epoxide hydrolase N-terminal domain-containing protein yields the protein MGIERTAEVRELRLRVPQADLESLYQRLRAFRDGGAYIAAGLDRIVPLAYADDLLDYWVGGYDWRAHERRLSAYSHYSTEISGQFVHFLHLRSVRPDARPVLLTHAWPSGVMDVLDAAGRLEATGNYHLVIPSIAWTALAGPPGGSPSGRSAAGWDDLMSRLGYDEYQVGDDRHGIDATPAYTEVTEAKAEQRGLDAAELAEVRWFNESLTAFNEGRQVSALVLSTALLAWNAQLVNLDVDRDALLTGLTLAWFASQLPTE
- a CDS encoding glycoside hydrolase family 2 protein yields the protein MSSTPAQPGVPRGEHPRPQFVRPDWLNLNGEWQFEIDTADSGLERGVRDRDLPDRIVVPFAPESQLSGIENVDFLEAVWYRTTVTVPADWSDRQAVLHFQAVDHDATVWVNGVEVVRHRGGFTPFCASLAGVAEPGEEAVIVVRARDTRYGVQARGKQSQPYFNADCHYTRTTGIWQTVWLEAVPVVHLGRPRISPDVAGSSFHLDVPVSANKPGWKVRAILSDDAGEVVSAEVRADLDLAPRLVLPIPADRVRLWDTTDPHLYGVRFELVDADGTVVDSAESYTGLRSVSINGQAILINGKHVFQRLVLDQGYWPESLMTAPSEEALVADIELSLAAGFNGARLHQKVFEERFLYHADRMGYLVWGEFGDWGAGVAGTGDDNQQPTASFVTQWLEAVERDYSHPSIIGWCPTNETHQLLHDKITQLDDVTRAMFLATKAADTSRPVLDASGYSHRVPETDVWDSHNYEQDPIEFAKQMAGLADGAPYGNTGGPDNRPISLAYNGQPYFCSEFGGIWWNPEAAKAGTGSDADSWGYGQRVKDEEDFYDRFKGLVEALLGNPLMFGYCYTQLTDVFQEENGIYRFDRSTKLDVDRVRAVQIQAAAFEVASE
- a CDS encoding GntR family transcriptional regulator, whose translation is MTERRLDRSGGQTLWKQLQQDLVRRLRAGEFDDLFPGELALVEDYAVSRHTVRQALAKLRADGLIVAERGRQPRVATTPEIRQPMGALYSLFSSVEASGLPQHSVVRVLDVRADGVIASRLDLEGSSPLVYLERVRFAGDEPLALDRVWLPKTLAAGLLDADFSHTSLYNELASRTGLRLDHGREDIRAVNPTPAERALLHCPADAAAFSINRLGHAQGRKIEWRHTVVRGDRFALAAEFSAHEGYRLTPATKATALH
- a CDS encoding YeiH family protein, with product MVLVLAAVAVPLGRLVPVVGGPVFGILLGVLAGVALPVLRSERMRPGYDFASKNLLQLSIVVLGTGLSLQQVVRVGGSSLPVMLGTLTVALGGAWVFGRLLGVRGDTQTLIGVGTAICGGSAIAAATAAIGAKRSSVAYALATIFTFNVVAVLAFPPLGHLLGLSPEAFGLWAGTAINDTSSVVAAGYAYSQSAGDQALVVKLTRSLTLVPIVLTLVLLKSRRDARTADAAAVAPTSPQGAVVDGRAAATEVEGAGAAVGAAGAQRRTLPWRKLVPLFLVGFIAAAGLRSAGLVPDSWQSGLSLTGTFLITCALAAIGLSLRPAELRAAGLRPLLLGAILWVAVATTSLLLQLLTNTL